One part of the Silene latifolia isolate original U9 population unplaced genomic scaffold, ASM4854445v1 scaffold_112, whole genome shotgun sequence genome encodes these proteins:
- the LOC141637445 gene encoding uncharacterized protein LOC141637445 produces MSCGTKRNAVWEQVLDDAKCCKYATRTLSGGASLWYKSLKARRARAGKEKLSSWDSLKRKLHKRYVPATYRLTTYRKIANLNQGRLRVSEYIDEFDNLTLMREVEESEELKMVEAQGKAKLPTIYGESSRNWRNEGGSEGSPASNVGEPKSAATPSSAARAPDSKETSLSKVRCLKCPGFGHYQSACPNERLNTLRDTVAYRDELFDEEERLGDVFNFEEREKDESIEPLSDDDQIKDVIEDDIFANLDEPHTRELEEVYDETHMEESYHTSYDDATQDNPNLVPISDEEIKDVFSEELPAGLPPIRGIEHQIDLLPRAPLPNKAAYRCNPMETKELQIEELMERGYVRESISPCVVPTLLVPKKDGTWRIRTEEEHFIHLREVFDILRGQKLYGEKEKWSLWVKSVIFLDYMDYYEHDPDFGETFEICKSGTHDEFIIPDGFLFKGNRLYVPKLPTRELLIREAHEGGLGGHFGINKTVDILKEHFHWPQLQRVMQDVIRRWEPYQVKELYQSPIDKYIDEKLHGGNSNFLLRSIFMVAHDDLVVSSNHYLDVGRIVHKRWWEGNHKKVKASKDGTKWF; encoded by the exons ATGTCGTGTGGGACCAAGAGGaatgccgtgtgggaacaa GTTCTGGATGACGCAAAATGCTGCAAGTACGCTACTCGAACACTTAGTGGAGGGGCTTCACTATGGTACAAGAGTTTGAAAGCAAGGCGTGCTCGCGCTGGAAAAGAGAAATTATCATCTTGGGATTCTCTTAAACGCAAATTGCACAAGAGATATGTTCCAGCAACTTATAGGCTCACGACTTATCGTAAGATCGCCAATCTCAACCAAGGGAGGCTTCGTGTCTCTGAATACATCGACGAGTTTGATAATCTCACTCTGATGAGAGAAGTGGAAGAGAGTGAAGAATTAAAGATGGTTGAAGCACAAGGAAAAGCTAAATTGCCAACAATTTACGGTGAGAGTAGTCGGAATTGGAGGAACGAGGGAGGATCGGAAGGGAGTCCGGCGAGTAATGTTGGCGAACCCAAGTCGGCTGCCACCCCTAGTTCCGCGGCAAGAGCGCCCGATTCTAAAGAAACAAGTCTCTCCAAAGTACGATGTTTAAAGTGTCCGGGGTTTGGGCACTATCAAAGCGCGTGTCCAAATGAACGATTGAATACCTTGAGAGACACTGTTGCTTATCGGGATGAGTTGTTTGATGAGGAGGAAagattgggtgatgtgttcaaTTTCGAAGAAAGAGAAAAGGACGAGAGTATAGAGCCATTGAGTGACGATGatcaaattaaagatgtgattgaagatgacatatttGCCAACTTGGATGAACCTCATACAAGAg aattggaagaagttTATGACGAAACTCACATGGAAGAAAGTTATCATACAAGTTATGACGATGCAACTCAAGACAATCCTAATCTTGTGCCAATCTCGGATGAGGAAATCAAGGATGTTTTCTCCGAGGAACTACCCGCTGGTTTACCACCTATTCGAGGGATTGAACACCAAATCGATCTCCTACCCAGAGCTCCCTTACCAAACAAGGCCGCCTATAGATGCAATCCAATGGAGACAAAGGAATTGCAAATCGAGGAATTGATGGAACGAGGTTATGTGCGCGAGAGCATAAGTCCATGTGTTGTCCCTACTCTACTTGTCCCAAAGAAGGATGGGACGTGGCGAAT TCGAACTGAGGAAGAACATTTCATACACCTTCGAGAGGTGTTCGACATACTTCGAGGGCAGAAACTCTATGGAGAGAAGGAGAAGTGGTCGTTGTGGGTCAAGAGTGTCATCTTTCTCGACTATATG GATTACTACGAGCATGATCCCGACTTTGGAGAAACCTTCGAGATTTGCAAGTCCGGAACTCATGATGAGTTCATTATTCCAGATGGTTTCCTCTTCAAAGGTAATAGACTTTATGTTCCAAAACTTCCAACTCGGGAACTCCTTATTCGAGAAGCTCATGAAGGTGGACTTGGAGGACATTTCGGGATAAACAAAACTGTAGATATTCTCAAAGAGCATTTTCATTGGCCCCAACTGCAAAGAGTCATGCAGGATGTGATACGAAGGTGGGAACCATATCAAGTCAAAGAACTGTATCAATCACCAATTGACAAATACATTGATGAGAAGCTAC